One window from the genome of Halomicrobium zhouii encodes:
- a CDS encoding NAD(P)/FAD-dependent oxidoreductase codes for MRVAVLGAGYAGLTLARKLQNALPDEATLVVVDESDSHLVQHELHRAVRRPALAEEITIPLEDVLDCEIRQARVTDVNPAEGTAMLDSQDGEDDDGHGEERLDYDVGAVCLGAETDDHGLPGVADHGTPLKSLAHAREIRAEYLDVLDADGRVIVGGAGLSGVQLAGELAAMADDRGADSEILLLERLDAVAPSFPGNFQRAVRDELERAGVDVRTGTAVESADADAVTLATGDELAYDQFVWTGGIRGPDAMDAERPVVRSDLRLAGDTFVVGDAGRVVDVDGEAVPASAQTAVRQARVAARNITVLVDHRLGGGGGFAPELDRYEFDSPGWLVSVGDGAVAQVGSRVLTGRAALALKTSVGAGYLGSVGAVENAVDLVREELNLTVEADESESESAEGNGNGDA; via the coding sequence ATGCGCGTCGCCGTCCTCGGTGCCGGTTACGCCGGCCTGACCCTCGCCCGGAAGCTCCAGAATGCCCTGCCAGACGAGGCGACGCTGGTCGTCGTCGACGAGTCCGACTCCCACCTCGTCCAGCACGAACTCCACCGGGCCGTCCGCCGGCCCGCGCTGGCCGAGGAGATAACGATACCGCTCGAGGACGTGCTCGACTGCGAGATCCGGCAGGCCAGGGTCACAGACGTCAACCCGGCAGAGGGAACGGCGATGCTCGACAGCCAAGACGGCGAGGACGACGACGGCCACGGCGAAGAGCGGCTGGACTACGACGTCGGCGCCGTCTGTCTCGGCGCCGAGACCGACGACCACGGCCTGCCGGGGGTCGCCGACCACGGGACTCCACTCAAATCCCTCGCGCACGCACGTGAAATACGAGCGGAGTACCTGGACGTGCTCGACGCCGACGGGAGAGTTATCGTCGGCGGCGCCGGCCTGTCGGGCGTCCAGCTGGCGGGCGAACTCGCGGCGATGGCCGACGATCGGGGCGCCGACTCCGAGATACTCCTCCTCGAACGGCTCGACGCCGTGGCCCCGTCCTTTCCCGGGAACTTCCAGCGGGCCGTCCGCGACGAACTCGAACGGGCGGGCGTCGACGTCCGGACGGGCACAGCAGTCGAGTCGGCCGACGCCGACGCGGTCACGCTCGCCACCGGCGACGAGCTCGCCTACGACCAGTTCGTCTGGACCGGCGGCATCCGCGGCCCCGACGCGATGGACGCAGAACGCCCGGTAGTCCGCAGCGACCTGCGACTCGCCGGCGACACGTTCGTGGTCGGTGACGCCGGCCGGGTCGTCGACGTCGACGGGGAGGCAGTCCCGGCCAGCGCACAGACGGCCGTCCGCCAGGCCCGCGTCGCGGCCCGGAATATTACCGTCCTGGTCGACCACCGGCTCGGTGGCGGCGGCGGGTTCGCGCCCGAACTCGACCGCTACGAATTCGACTCCCCCGGCTGGCTCGTCAGCGTCGGCGACGGCGCCGTCGCACAGGTCGGCTCGCGCGTCCTGACCGGCCGGGCCGCACTGGCGCTCAAAACGTCGGTCGGTGCGGGCTACCTCGGCAGCGTCGGGGCCGTGGAGAACGCCGTCGACCTGGTCCGCGAGGAGCTGAACCTGACGGTCGAGGCGGACGAATCGGAGAGCGAGTCGGCAGAAGGGAACGGAAACGGAGACGCCTGA
- a CDS encoding 50S ribosomal protein L11 yields MAGTIEVLVPGGEANPGPPLGPELGPTPVDVQAVVQEINDQTEAFDGTEVPVTVDYDDDGSFSIEVGVPPTAELIKDEAGFDTGSGEPQEDFVADLSVEQVKQIAEQKKPDLLAYDTKNAAKEVVGTCVTLGVTIEGVDAREFKQKVDAGEYDDILASEAAA; encoded by the coding sequence ATGGCTGGAACTATCGAAGTGCTCGTTCCGGGCGGAGAGGCCAACCCTGGCCCGCCGCTCGGCCCCGAGCTCGGACCGACGCCCGTCGACGTTCAGGCGGTCGTCCAGGAGATCAACGACCAGACCGAAGCGTTCGACGGCACCGAAGTGCCCGTCACCGTCGACTACGACGACGACGGCTCCTTCAGCATCGAAGTCGGCGTCCCGCCGACGGCCGAGCTGATCAAGGACGAGGCCGGCTTCGACACCGGCTCCGGCGAGCCCCAGGAGGACTTCGTCGCGGACCTCTCCGTCGAACAGGTCAAACAGATCGCCGAACAGAAAAAGCCCGACCTGCTGGCCTACGACACGAAGAACGCGGCGAAGGAAGTCGTCGGCACCTGCGTCACCCTCGGCGTCACCATCGAGGGCGTCGACGCCCGCGAGTTCAAGCAGAAGGTCGACGCCGGCGAGTACGACGATATCCTCGCGAGCGAAGCGGCTGCGTAA
- a CDS encoding 50S ribosomal protein L1 has translation MADENIENAVSRALEEAPPRNFTETVDLAINLRDLDLNEPSNRVDESVVLPAGTGQETSIVVFAEGETALRAEDVADQVLSGDELAELGDDDDAAKDLADDTDFFLAEEAMMQNIGRYLGTVLGPRGKMPDPIGPDDDVVEMVERMKNTVQMRSGERRTFHTRVGAEDMSAEEIADNIDVIIRRLHADLEKGPMNIDSVYIKTTMGPSVEVA, from the coding sequence ATGGCAGACGAGAACATAGAGAACGCAGTTTCTCGCGCACTAGAGGAGGCCCCGCCTCGGAACTTTACCGAGACAGTGGACCTCGCCATCAACCTGCGCGACCTAGACCTCAACGAACCGTCGAATCGCGTCGACGAGAGCGTCGTGTTGCCTGCCGGCACTGGGCAGGAGACCAGCATCGTCGTCTTCGCGGAGGGCGAGACCGCCCTGCGCGCAGAGGACGTCGCGGACCAGGTGCTCTCCGGCGACGAACTCGCCGAACTCGGCGACGACGACGACGCGGCCAAGGACCTGGCCGACGACACCGACTTCTTCCTCGCGGAAGAGGCGATGATGCAGAACATCGGTCGGTATCTCGGGACGGTCCTCGGACCGCGCGGGAAGATGCCGGACCCCATCGGTCCGGACGACGACGTCGTCGAGATGGTCGAGCGGATGAAAAACACCGTCCAGATGCGGAGCGGGGAACGCCGCACGTTCCACACCCGCGTCGGTGCCGAGGACATGTCGGCCGAGGAGATCGCCGACAACATCGACGTGATCATCCGGCGCCTTCACGCCGACCTCGAGAAGGGCCCGATGAACATCGACTCGGTGTACATCAAGACCACGATGGGTCCGTCCGTGGAGGTGGCCTGA
- a CDS encoding 50S ribosomal protein L10 — MSAEAERKTETIPQWKQEEVDAIVDILNSYESVGVVNIAGIPSRQLQDMRREIHGSAELRVSRNTLLKRALDEADADLSALAEYVSGQVGLIGTNDNPFGLFKELEASKTPAPINAGEVTPNDIVIPEGDTGVDPGPFVGELQNVGANARIDEGSIKVMEDSTVLETGEEVSADLANVLSELGIEPKEVGLDLRAVFADGVLFEPEELELDVEEYEADVKAAASAAWNLSVNAEYPTAQNASVLLQQASGDAKALAINAAVEDPDVMPDLVTKADAQVRAIASQIDDEEALPEELRGVEAPAATAQDESSDEADASDESDADDSDSESDEAEAAEDDDDDEDAGDALGAMF; from the coding sequence ATGAGCGCCGAGGCAGAACGCAAGACCGAGACGATTCCGCAGTGGAAACAGGAGGAGGTCGACGCCATCGTCGACATCCTGAACTCCTACGAGAGCGTCGGCGTCGTCAACATCGCCGGCATCCCGAGCCGCCAGCTCCAGGACATGCGCCGCGAGATTCACGGCTCCGCCGAACTCCGTGTCTCGCGCAACACGCTCCTGAAGCGCGCGCTCGACGAGGCCGACGCGGACCTGAGCGCGCTCGCGGAGTACGTCTCCGGCCAGGTCGGTCTCATCGGGACCAACGACAACCCATTCGGGCTGTTCAAGGAACTCGAGGCCTCGAAGACCCCCGCACCGATCAACGCGGGCGAGGTCACGCCGAACGACATCGTCATCCCCGAGGGTGACACCGGCGTCGACCCCGGTCCGTTCGTCGGCGAACTCCAGAACGTCGGTGCCAACGCGCGTATCGACGAGGGTTCGATCAAGGTCATGGAGGACTCGACGGTCCTCGAGACCGGCGAAGAGGTCTCGGCCGACCTCGCGAACGTCCTGAGCGAACTCGGAATCGAGCCCAAGGAAGTGGGCCTCGACCTGCGTGCCGTCTTCGCCGACGGCGTGCTGTTCGAACCCGAGGAACTCGAACTCGACGTCGAGGAGTACGAGGCCGACGTCAAGGCAGCGGCCTCGGCCGCGTGGAACCTCTCGGTCAACGCCGAGTACCCCACCGCGCAGAACGCCAGCGTGCTCCTGCAGCAGGCCAGCGGCGACGCGAAGGCACTCGCCATCAACGCCGCCGTCGAGGACCCGGACGTCATGCCCGACCTCGTGACCAAGGCCGACGCGCAGGTTCGCGCTATCGCCTCGCAGATCGACGACGAGGAGGCCCTGCCAGAGGAACTCCGCGGTGTCGAGGCACCGGCCGCGACCGCGCAGGACGAATCGAGCGACGAAGCAGACGCATCCGACGAGAGCGACGCCGACGACTCCGACTCAGAATCCGACGAGGCCGAAGCGGCCGAGGACGACGATGACGACGAGGACGCTGGCGACGCGCTCGGAGCGATGTTCTAA
- the rpl12p gene encoding 50S ribosomal protein P1: MEYVYAALILNESGEEINEENLTNVLDAAGVDVEESRVKALVAALEDVDISEAVEEAAAAPVAAGGAAAPAEGGSDDGGADEEEAAEEEEAADEGDDEDEDDGEGGEGLGELFG; this comes from the coding sequence ATGGAATACGTTTACGCAGCACTCATCCTGAACGAATCGGGCGAAGAGATCAACGAAGAGAACCTCACCAACGTGCTCGACGCAGCGGGCGTCGACGTCGAGGAGTCCCGCGTCAAGGCCCTCGTCGCCGCGCTCGAGGACGTCGACATCTCCGAGGCCGTCGAGGAGGCCGCCGCCGCGCCCGTCGCGGCCGGTGGCGCCGCAGCGCCCGCCGAGGGCGGTTCCGACGACGGCGGTGCGGACGAGGAGGAAGCGGCCGAAGAGGAAGAGGCAGCCGACGAAGGCGACGACGAGGACGAGGACGACGGCGAAGGCGGCGAAGGTCTCGGCGAACTCTTCGGTTAG
- a CDS encoding tripartite tricarboxylate transporter permease, producing the protein MLFPVRFVVSPEGSAAVLVAILAGVALGTASGLTPGLHANTFALGLAAVASSVPGPPTLVGATMLAAGTTHTFLDVVPALALGVPDPAMAASALPGHRLVIAGRGREAIRLSALGSGLAVVFAVPLAIPVTLAMQRAYPTIRAHLSLLLAGVAVLLVVTERTPSGKVGATLTLVASAALGFVTLDLTPQAPLPVGGMLAPLFAGLFGAPVLIESLGGGGVPPQDDATLAFSRRDVGALALLGTGAGAIVGYIPGVSAAIASAAALGVLSGSGPRAFVVTTSGVNTATAIFALFALVALGSPRTGVLVAVESAGIPIDLPVLLASVGFAAVVAAVLVPVLGDRYLDWARRANQNRLAIGILSLLVALSFLFAGFVGIGAFGVATVVGSIPARFGAKRANCMGVLLGPLALS; encoded by the coding sequence ATGCTCTTCCCGGTCCGGTTCGTCGTCTCCCCTGAGGGATCCGCCGCAGTGCTCGTCGCAATCCTGGCCGGCGTCGCCCTCGGCACGGCGAGCGGGTTGACGCCCGGTCTCCACGCCAACACGTTCGCGCTCGGCCTCGCGGCCGTCGCGTCGTCGGTTCCGGGCCCGCCGACCCTCGTCGGCGCGACGATGCTCGCTGCAGGCACCACGCACACGTTCCTCGACGTGGTCCCCGCGCTGGCGCTGGGCGTGCCCGACCCGGCGATGGCTGCCAGCGCGCTGCCGGGCCACCGACTGGTCATCGCAGGTCGCGGGCGCGAGGCGATCCGGCTCTCCGCGCTCGGAAGCGGGCTCGCCGTCGTCTTCGCGGTCCCGCTCGCGATACCGGTCACGCTCGCGATGCAGCGGGCCTACCCGACCATCCGGGCGCACCTGTCACTCTTGCTCGCCGGCGTGGCCGTGTTGCTGGTCGTCACCGAACGCACGCCCAGCGGCAAGGTCGGTGCGACGCTGACGCTCGTCGCCAGTGCGGCGCTCGGTTTCGTCACGCTCGACCTCACGCCGCAGGCACCGCTCCCGGTCGGCGGGATGCTCGCGCCGCTGTTCGCGGGCCTGTTCGGCGCCCCGGTCCTGATCGAGAGTCTCGGTGGCGGCGGCGTTCCGCCGCAGGACGACGCGACGCTGGCGTTCTCCCGCCGTGACGTCGGCGCCCTCGCGCTCCTGGGGACCGGCGCCGGCGCTATCGTGGGGTACATCCCCGGCGTCTCGGCGGCCATCGCCTCCGCGGCGGCGCTCGGCGTCCTCTCCGGGTCGGGCCCGCGGGCGTTCGTCGTCACGACCAGCGGCGTCAACACGGCGACGGCCATCTTCGCCCTCTTCGCACTGGTCGCGCTTGGCAGCCCGCGAACTGGCGTGCTGGTCGCCGTCGAAAGCGCAGGCATCCCGATCGACCTGCCGGTCCTGCTCGCGAGCGTCGGTTTCGCCGCGGTTGTCGCGGCAGTTCTCGTTCCCGTGCTGGGCGACCGGTACCTCGACTGGGCCCGCCGGGCGAACCAGAACCGCCTCGCTATCGGGATTCTCTCACTGCTGGTGGCACTCTCCTTCCTCTTCGCCGGCTTCGTTGGAATTGGGGCGTTCGGTGTCGCGACGGTGGTCGGGTCCATCCCCGCAAGGTTCGGTGCCAAGCGAGCCAACTGCATGGGCGTGCTACTGGGTCCGCTGGCGCTCTCGTGA
- the corA gene encoding magnesium/cobalt transporter CorA: MITAIVYGDGETTEYDDLASARAAAGTTWIHATEVTDAELDAIADEFDIHGLAIDDLGNDVRAKTEEFPDHTFVLLKTATLARGETTFREEVATSPVGIFLGDDWIVSVTTGAAPVVERVRRAVASGDERLLHRGADFTAYRIIDVVVDDYFDLLDRIEDEIEAIEEDVLETPDRATLERINSVRRELLSFRKQVWPAREAVGVLARGDPDEVDPDTEKYFRDVYDHLVQIADLTETYRDLVSGARDIYLNALSQSTNEVMKTLTVVATIFIPLTFVAGVYGMNFDPAASPYNMPELGWGYGYPAVLVVMALIAVAMAAHFRRRGYI, from the coding sequence ATGATCACCGCTATCGTCTACGGCGACGGCGAGACGACCGAGTACGACGACCTCGCCTCGGCCAGGGCCGCCGCTGGCACGACCTGGATCCACGCGACCGAGGTCACCGACGCGGAACTCGATGCCATCGCTGACGAGTTCGACATCCACGGCCTGGCTATCGATGACCTCGGGAACGACGTCCGGGCGAAGACCGAGGAGTTCCCCGACCACACGTTCGTGCTGCTCAAGACCGCGACGCTGGCCCGCGGCGAGACGACGTTCCGGGAGGAGGTCGCCACCTCGCCGGTCGGGATCTTTCTCGGTGACGACTGGATCGTCTCCGTCACCACCGGCGCAGCACCCGTCGTCGAGCGCGTCAGGAGGGCCGTCGCCTCCGGCGACGAGCGCCTGCTCCACCGCGGCGCCGACTTCACCGCCTACCGAATCATCGACGTCGTCGTCGACGACTACTTCGACCTGCTGGACCGCATCGAGGACGAGATCGAGGCCATCGAGGAGGACGTCCTGGAGACCCCCGACAGGGCGACCCTCGAACGGATCAACAGCGTCCGACGCGAACTGCTCTCCTTCCGCAAGCAGGTGTGGCCCGCCCGCGAGGCCGTCGGCGTCCTCGCCCGCGGCGACCCCGACGAGGTCGACCCGGACACGGAGAAGTACTTCCGCGACGTCTACGACCACCTCGTCCAGATCGCCGACCTCACCGAGACCTACCGCGACCTGGTCAGCGGAGCGCGCGACATCTACCTCAACGCCCTCTCCCAGTCGACGAACGAAGTGATGAAGACCCTGACCGTCGTCGCGACCATCTTCATCCCGCTGACCTTCGTCGCCGGCGTCTACGGCATGAACTTCGATCCGGCCGCCAGCCCGTACAACATGCCCGAACTCGGCTGGGGCTACGGCTACCCGGCCGTCCTCGTCGTGATGGCCCTCATCGCCGTGGCGATGGCCGCTCACTTCCGGCGGCGTGGCTATATCTGA
- a CDS encoding DUF6517 family protein, with product MNRRKTLGIALLALLVATAGCVDLVLGNTPTFESAEANVSETALDGSGYELSNSDTQVISRNVSVAGQERTVRVINHVTQYNRTLSLGPFGDRELGRVIVFTTPQIEMAGQALNPATDWSERRVVTEVAQQYAGIDDVSRDSNRTVPILGAEREVVKFSGTTTVGGDDVGVYVHVTKFTHEGDVVVGIAVHPQQLPDEEDRQDVLLSGIQH from the coding sequence ATGAACCGCCGAAAGACGCTGGGAATCGCGCTGCTGGCACTGCTCGTCGCGACGGCCGGCTGCGTCGACCTGGTACTGGGCAACACGCCGACGTTCGAATCCGCCGAGGCGAACGTCTCCGAGACGGCCCTCGACGGGTCGGGCTACGAGCTGTCCAACTCGGACACGCAGGTCATCTCCAGAAACGTCTCCGTCGCCGGGCAGGAACGGACCGTCCGCGTTATCAACCACGTCACGCAGTACAACCGGACGCTCTCGCTGGGTCCGTTCGGCGACCGGGAACTCGGCCGCGTCATCGTGTTCACGACGCCGCAAATCGAGATGGCTGGTCAGGCGCTGAATCCGGCCACGGACTGGTCTGAACGCCGCGTCGTGACCGAAGTCGCCCAGCAGTACGCCGGAATCGACGACGTCTCGCGGGACAGCAATCGGACGGTCCCCATCCTCGGGGCCGAGCGAGAGGTTGTGAAGTTCTCGGGAACGACGACCGTCGGCGGGGACGACGTCGGCGTCTACGTCCACGTGACCAAGTTCACCCACGAGGGCGACGTCGTCGTCGGAATCGCCGTCCACCCCCAGCAACTGCCCGACGAGGAAGACAGACAGGACGTCCTGCTCAGCGGCATCCAGCACTGA
- the cysS gene encoding cysteine--tRNA ligase produces MTLRVTNTLTGEKEAFEPRDPDSVLFYYCGLTTSDPSHLGHARGWVHVDVMCRWLRWLGYDVRHVENFTDVNEKIVARVGEVGDSEADVARHYVQSVIDDMRALNLDRAEVYPRVSEHVPQIVDLVETLVENGYAYESNGSVYFDVTSFEDYGKLSNQQVDEIEAQGDPDEQSEKRNPADFALWKDDGVDPAAIENHRHEGAAPAEEACETAQTWNSPWGEGRPGWHIECSAMSMTHLDESIDVHAGGQDLVFPHHENEIAQSEAASGEQFAKYWLHVRLLETKGEKMSSSLGNFFTTQAAVEEYGADVVRTFLLSTAYHNRAVYSEETIAEATERWETLERGYERAVDACDDVDAYATTRDESLRAAVASARGEFERAMNDDFNTRKALAALTELVGAVNVHVDGADTFDYQGLRETIETLEEFGGDVLGLSFGDESAGGDVSVAEDLVELVLDLREREREAGNYERADELRDEVEALGVEVQDTDDGPTYRIE; encoded by the coding sequence ATGACGCTGCGCGTGACGAACACGCTGACGGGTGAGAAAGAGGCCTTCGAACCACGGGATCCCGATTCGGTGCTGTTCTACTACTGCGGCCTGACGACCTCCGACCCCTCTCACCTGGGCCACGCGCGCGGCTGGGTCCACGTCGACGTGATGTGCCGCTGGCTCCGCTGGCTGGGCTACGACGTCCGTCACGTGGAGAACTTCACCGACGTCAACGAGAAGATCGTCGCCCGCGTCGGCGAAGTCGGTGACAGCGAGGCCGACGTGGCCCGCCACTACGTCCAGTCGGTCATCGACGACATGCGGGCGCTGAACCTCGACCGCGCCGAGGTGTACCCGCGGGTCTCCGAGCACGTCCCCCAGATCGTCGACCTCGTCGAGACGCTCGTCGAGAATGGGTACGCCTACGAATCGAACGGCTCGGTGTACTTCGACGTCACCAGCTTCGAAGACTACGGCAAGCTCTCGAACCAGCAGGTCGACGAAATCGAAGCACAGGGCGACCCCGACGAGCAATCGGAGAAACGTAACCCCGCGGACTTCGCGCTCTGGAAGGACGACGGCGTCGACCCCGCGGCCATCGAAAACCACCGCCACGAGGGCGCCGCACCGGCCGAGGAGGCCTGCGAGACCGCCCAGACCTGGAACTCACCGTGGGGCGAGGGCCGACCGGGCTGGCACATCGAGTGCTCGGCGATGAGCATGACGCACCTCGACGAGTCCATCGACGTCCACGCCGGCGGCCAGGACCTGGTCTTCCCCCACCACGAGAACGAGATCGCCCAGAGCGAGGCCGCCTCGGGCGAGCAGTTCGCGAAGTACTGGCTCCACGTCCGCCTGCTGGAGACGAAAGGCGAGAAGATGTCCTCCTCGCTGGGGAACTTCTTCACCACCCAGGCCGCCGTCGAGGAGTACGGCGCCGACGTCGTGCGGACGTTCCTGCTCTCGACGGCGTACCACAACCGCGCCGTCTACAGCGAGGAGACCATCGCCGAGGCAACCGAGCGCTGGGAGACGCTGGAGCGGGGGTACGAGCGAGCCGTCGACGCGTGCGACGACGTGGACGCCTACGCCACCACGCGGGACGAGTCGTTGCGAGCGGCGGTCGCCTCGGCGCGCGGCGAGTTCGAGCGAGCGATGAACGACGACTTCAACACCCGCAAGGCACTCGCGGCGCTGACCGAACTGGTCGGCGCGGTCAACGTCCACGTCGACGGCGCCGACACCTTCGACTACCAGGGCCTCCGGGAGACAATCGAGACGCTGGAGGAGTTCGGCGGCGACGTGCTGGGCCTCTCCTTCGGCGACGAGTCGGCTGGCGGCGACGTCTCCGTCGCCGAGGACCTGGTCGAACTCGTGCTCGACCTCCGGGAACGCGAGCGGGAGGCCGGGAACTACGAACGGGCCGACGAACTCCGCGACGAGGTCGAGGCCCTCGGCGTGGAGGTACAGGACACCGACGACGGCCCGACGTACCGGATCGAGTGA
- a CDS encoding outer membrane protein assembly factor BamB family protein, whose protein sequence is MPSRRAFLSGVGAVTITATAGCLDGATPYYAGQDDPDTSWWPQPTFDRYGTCYNPQSVGPTDGVSERWSVEISSPSARPVVADGTALLPTADGVVAVSAATGDEQWRERGDDDDPVLWPRDVLVHDGTVYVAVIGETGIYALDLETGERRWTFSEPDHGVQTLLIEPRDGYPMLFAGAHDTVYGLDPETGERRWRREVFGEVMGLVLGIPELLVATQGGELYALSRDDGKGYWRRNFHGMCTALGTTTWGGPYVSFFGGPTYRLDDYGKIEWRADSYTRGSFVLTGDTIFTAGHRLQARKSSGGDERWTAGETTDCGPAAAGETVYAASDTAVTAYRFDGGTGVGPLRTSAKRWSHEVEGRPAKGIAVADGAVFVLTEGGNETSSMAYALESA, encoded by the coding sequence ATGCCCTCCAGACGAGCCTTCCTCTCCGGCGTGGGAGCAGTCACGATCACCGCGACGGCGGGGTGCCTCGACGGCGCGACGCCGTACTACGCCGGCCAGGACGACCCCGATACCAGCTGGTGGCCCCAGCCGACCTTCGACCGATACGGAACCTGCTACAACCCGCAGTCGGTCGGTCCCACCGACGGCGTCAGCGAGCGCTGGAGCGTGGAGATATCCAGCCCGTCGGCGCGACCGGTCGTCGCCGATGGCACCGCGCTCCTCCCGACGGCCGACGGCGTGGTGGCCGTCTCGGCAGCCACCGGTGACGAGCAGTGGCGCGAGCGCGGCGATGACGACGACCCGGTGCTGTGGCCCCGCGACGTCCTCGTGCACGACGGCACCGTCTACGTCGCCGTTATCGGCGAGACGGGGATATACGCACTGGATCTGGAGACGGGCGAGCGTCGGTGGACCTTCTCCGAACCCGACCACGGCGTCCAGACGCTGCTGATCGAACCCCGTGATGGGTATCCGATGCTGTTCGCCGGCGCCCACGACACCGTCTACGGGCTCGACCCGGAAACCGGCGAGCGTCGGTGGCGCCGCGAGGTGTTCGGAGAGGTGATGGGTCTCGTGCTCGGAATTCCAGAACTGCTCGTCGCGACGCAAGGTGGCGAACTGTACGCACTCTCCCGCGACGACGGGAAGGGGTACTGGCGGCGGAACTTCCACGGGATGTGTACCGCACTGGGGACGACAACCTGGGGTGGGCCGTACGTGAGCTTTTTCGGCGGCCCCACGTATCGGCTCGACGACTACGGGAAAATCGAGTGGCGGGCTGACAGTTACACCAGGGGCTCGTTCGTCCTCACTGGCGATACGATATTCACGGCCGGACACCGGCTCCAGGCCCGGAAATCGAGCGGCGGTGACGAACGGTGGACCGCCGGTGAGACGACGGACTGCGGTCCGGCGGCAGCGGGCGAAACGGTCTACGCCGCCAGCGACACCGCGGTGACAGCATACCGGTTCGACGGGGGCACCGGCGTCGGGCCACTCCGCACCAGTGCGAAGCGGTGGTCCCACGAGGTCGAAGGCCGGCCGGCAAAAGGGATCGCAGTCGCAGACGGTGCGGTGTTCGTCCTGACCGAGGGCGGCAACGAGACATCTTCGATGGCCTACGCGCTGGAGTCGGCGTGA
- a CDS encoding DUF7523 family protein, giving the protein MRSKSLAQRTRDAVRDEPFLFDALRAGVLNYSAAARYLPVEGERDAIATALRRFGDELDEFEPAGGDVRVSMKSGIGPAAGAEPLLAVGEVGFAAEGGGSTAIVGSGSVDAGVLRRVLGRLETAGIEVEAAGVTEDAIVVVVERRVGADAIRAVEAAVDA; this is encoded by the coding sequence ATGCGATCGAAATCTCTCGCCCAGCGGACCCGCGACGCGGTCCGCGACGAACCGTTCCTCTTCGACGCGCTCCGGGCGGGCGTGCTCAACTACAGTGCGGCGGCCCGGTACCTCCCGGTCGAGGGCGAACGCGACGCCATCGCGACCGCGCTGCGGCGCTTCGGCGACGAACTCGACGAGTTCGAACCGGCGGGCGGCGACGTCCGGGTGTCGATGAAGAGCGGAATCGGCCCCGCGGCCGGCGCGGAGCCCCTACTCGCCGTCGGCGAGGTCGGCTTCGCCGCGGAGGGCGGCGGGTCCACAGCCATCGTCGGCTCGGGGTCGGTCGACGCGGGCGTCCTGCGGCGCGTCCTGGGACGCCTGGAGACTGCCGGTATCGAGGTGGAAGCGGCAGGCGTCACGGAAGACGCCATCGTGGTCGTCGTCGAACGACGAGTCGGGGCTGACGCTATCAGGGCGGTCGAGGCGGCCGTCGACGCCTGA
- a CDS encoding CbiX/SirB N-terminal domain-containing protein yields MQALVIAAHGSHLNAGSSQPTFDHADTIRAVGAFDEVRESFWKEEPSFREVLRTVDADEVYVVPLFISEGYFTEQVIPRELRLDGWDPEDWDSDGTSATHTTLTASDTGQTVHYCGPVGTHDSMSDVIVQRAESVTGDPDVGDGFGLAVVGHGTERNENSAKAIEYHADRIRESGRFDEVQALFMDEDPEVDDVTDFFESDDIVVVPLFVADGFHTQEDIPEDMGLTDDYRTGWETPAEVDGHRIWYSGAVGTEPLMADVVLERAADAGADVEAAIDEVRSTAGGSPASGD; encoded by the coding sequence ATGCAAGCGCTGGTCATCGCGGCCCACGGGTCGCACCTCAACGCCGGGTCCTCACAGCCCACGTTCGACCACGCGGACACCATCCGGGCGGTGGGCGCGTTCGACGAGGTTCGCGAGTCCTTCTGGAAGGAAGAGCCCTCCTTCCGGGAGGTGCTCAGGACCGTCGACGCCGACGAGGTGTACGTCGTCCCGCTGTTCATCTCGGAGGGCTACTTTACCGAGCAGGTCATCCCGCGGGAGCTCCGCCTCGACGGCTGGGACCCCGAGGACTGGGACTCCGACGGGACGAGCGCGACCCACACGACGCTGACCGCGAGCGACACCGGTCAGACCGTCCACTACTGCGGCCCGGTCGGGACGCACGACTCGATGAGCGACGTCATCGTCCAGCGGGCGGAGTCGGTGACGGGCGACCCCGACGTGGGCGATGGGTTTGGCCTGGCCGTCGTGGGTCACGGCACCGAGCGCAACGAGAACAGCGCGAAGGCTATCGAGTACCACGCCGACCGCATCCGGGAGTCCGGCCGCTTCGACGAGGTCCAGGCGCTGTTCATGGACGAGGACCCGGAGGTCGACGACGTCACCGACTTCTTCGAGAGCGACGATATCGTCGTCGTCCCGCTGTTCGTCGCCGACGGCTTCCACACCCAGGAGGACATCCCCGAGGACATGGGGCTGACCGACGACTACCGGACGGGCTGGGAGACGCCGGCCGAAGTCGACGGCCACCGCATCTGGTACTCCGGCGCGGTCGGGACGGAGCCGCTGATGGCCGACGTGGTACTGGAACGGGCGGCCGACGCGGGCGCGGACGTCGAGGCCGCGATAGACGAAGTGCGGTCGACGGCCGGCGGATCGCCGGCCTCGGGGGACTGA